From Gloeocapsa sp. DLM2.Bin57, the proteins below share one genomic window:
- a CDS encoding threonine--tRNA ligase, with the protein MPTASENSENQVKLPRTSESELLKKIRHTSSHVMAMAVQKLFPKAQVTIGPWTEMGFYYDFDLPEPLTEADLKAIKKEMVKIINQKLPVIREEVSRTEAQKRIQDINEPYKLEILDSIQEPITIYHLGDKWWDLCAGPHLENTSELNPKAIDLESVAGAYWRGDSTKAQLQRVYGTAWETSEQLAEYKRRKEEALKRDHRKLGKELGLFIFADPVGPGLPLWTPKGTILRSLLEDFLKQEQLKRGYLPVITPHIARVDLFKTSGHWQKYKEDMFPMMAESPEEAELEQGFVLKPMNCPFHIQIYKSELRSYRELPMRLAEFGTVYRYEQSGELGGLTRVRGFTVDDSHLFVNPTQLDTEFLSVVDLILHVFKSLQLRNFKARLSFRDPESDKYIGSAEVWSKAESAIRRAVQTLGMDYFEAPGEAAFYGPKLDFIFSDALEREWQLGTVQVDYNLPERFDLEYINESGHRERPVMIHRAPFGSLERLIGILIEEYSGDFPLWLAPVQIRLLPVSDEHWDYVNNITTKMLSLGIRAEADTSRERLGKQIRNAEKQKIPIMAVVGTQEVESNSLNIRTRASGELGAIPVNTLIERLQEAIATKQSL; encoded by the coding sequence ATGCCAACCGCCAGCGAAAACTCAGAAAATCAAGTTAAACTACCTCGAACAAGTGAATCAGAGTTACTCAAAAAAATTCGCCATACTAGCTCCCACGTCATGGCTATGGCGGTGCAGAAGTTGTTCCCTAAAGCCCAAGTAACCATCGGTCCATGGACAGAAATGGGCTTTTACTACGATTTTGACCTACCCGAACCCCTCACTGAAGCGGATCTCAAAGCCATTAAGAAAGAAATGGTCAAGATCATTAATCAAAAATTACCCGTAATTAGAGAAGAAGTATCTCGCACAGAAGCACAAAAACGGATACAAGACATTAACGAACCCTATAAATTAGAAATCCTCGATAGTATTCAAGAACCAATTACTATCTATCATCTAGGTGATAAGTGGTGGGATTTATGCGCAGGACCACACCTAGAAAATACCAGCGAGTTAAACCCCAAAGCTATAGACTTAGAAAGCGTCGCAGGAGCATATTGGCGCGGTGATTCTACTAAAGCTCAACTACAAAGAGTCTATGGAACAGCTTGGGAAACTAGCGAACAATTAGCAGAATATAAACGTCGTAAAGAAGAAGCGCTCAAACGCGACCACCGTAAATTAGGCAAAGAATTAGGTTTATTTATCTTCGCTGACCCCGTCGGACCTGGACTACCTCTGTGGACTCCTAAAGGGACAATACTGCGATCGCTCCTTGAAGACTTCCTCAAACAAGAACAACTTAAACGCGGTTATCTACCCGTTATTACTCCCCATATCGCTAGAGTGGATCTCTTCAAAACCTCGGGACATTGGCAAAAATATAAAGAAGATATGTTCCCCATGATGGCAGAATCCCCAGAAGAGGCAGAATTAGAGCAGGGTTTTGTCTTAAAACCGATGAATTGTCCCTTTCACATTCAAATCTATAAAAGCGAGTTACGCTCCTATCGCGAGTTACCTATGCGTCTAGCTGAATTTGGGACGGTTTATCGTTATGAACAATCAGGAGAATTAGGAGGATTAACCAGAGTACGCGGTTTTACCGTGGATGACTCCCATTTGTTTGTTAACCCTACTCAATTAGATACCGAGTTTCTCAGTGTGGTAGATTTAATCCTTCACGTCTTTAAGAGTTTACAACTGCGCAACTTCAAGGCTAGACTCAGTTTCCGCGATCCCGAATCAGATAAATATATCGGCTCTGCTGAAGTCTGGTCTAAAGCTGAAAGCGCAATACGTAGAGCAGTGCAAACTCTCGGTATGGACTATTTTGAAGCACCAGGAGAAGCAGCTTTCTATGGTCCAAAACTAGACTTTATCTTCTCTGATGCACTAGAAAGAGAATGGCAACTCGGTACAGTACAGGTAGATTATAATCTACCCGAACGCTTCGATTTAGAATATATCAACGAATCAGGTCACCGAGAACGCCCTGTGATGATTCATCGCGCACCCTTTGGTTCTTTAGAACGCTTAATTGGTATCCTAATTGAAGAATACTCGGGAGATTTTCCTCTGTGGTTAGCCCCAGTACAAATTAGACTCCTTCCTGTTAGTGATGAACACTGGGATTACGTTAACAATATCACTACTAAAATGCTCAGTCTTGGTATCCGCGCTGAAGCTGATACTAGTCGCGAACGTCTCGGTAAACAAATTCGTAACGCCGAAAAACAGAAAATACCCATTATGGCTGTAGTGGGTACACAAGAAGTAGAAAGTAATAGTCTTAATATTCGTACCCGCGCATCGGGAGAATTAGGCGCAATCCCCGTCAATACCCTGATTGAACGTCTCCAAGAAGCGATCGCTACTAAACAATCTTTATGA